Part of the Fischerella sp. PCC 9605 genome is shown below.
TTTTTCTGCGCCTTTTGGACGACGCTTGACATTGCTACCAGTATATCCAGGCAGTGTCGATAATAATTCAGTGTTGAACGTTCCAAATGGACGCTCGACAATACCTCCTTCGCTTGGGTATCGCCGTTGGCAACTTCTCACCACTCCATCCGGGCGATCGCTGTTTATTTGATCGATTGATAATTATCCTTTGGGACTAACTTGCCTTGCTGAATACGAAAGCACTCGATTAAGCTCTGGGCAAGGTTAGCAAGGTTATCGCGCTCGGTATTTGTCAGAAAAAGAGCATTCGCCTGACTGGGATCGATCTCAGCGACAAACTGACCCTCCCCTGGCATAAGCTTCAAGTTTTCACTCATCGTTTCATGCGGTGTATTGACCGACATGATATTGCCTTGCTCGTCATACGTTACAAATATTCTCATGGCTGTATTCTCCTAGATACCGATTTGACTCATGTACAGGTCGTAATGAATCGTGCTAGAACCCGTGTTAGCGATCTCAATATGCACTTCTCCTTTTGGCGATTCATAAGAGTTTTTGCGAACCTGGTAGTTTACATTGGTGACTGCTGCACTTGCGTAAAGATCTGCCGAGTCGGGAAGAACAGTCACAAGAATAGGTCGAACTGAGAACGAGTAAATCGTATCGCTTGGAGCGTTATACCAGACCCAATATGCCTTTGCCCCTGGTTTAAGATGATAGCCAGTAGCCATCTTTGTTGCCCAAACATTTGCCATAAATAACTCCTTACTTCAACAGGTTTATTTACTAAGTGAATTTCATCTTTATTGGTAAATTTCTTCCCAACATAGGTACAAAACAGCTACAAATCCGACAGTTTTGATTCCTGAAACATTGATCTGACTTTTCACGGAATGTAGAAAAGTCAGCCCTTACATAGAGTTTGTGAACTCAGCTACAAACCTCTCTAAGAGCCCCCTACCCCCTGCTAAGAGCCTCTCCTCACCACCCATATAAATAAATAGATTAATCAATCCATGACTACCATACTCCCAATACAGATGCAAACTCATCAAACCCAGACTTTGCTCGGTTGAATGCGTTCAGGCGTTCAGGCGTGACTTCACTCCAAGGGGGTGCGTCATGCCGCCATCTCAAAACACTCTCGTTGCCAAACAATCATGGAGAGCCCAGAGACAAGTTTCACGACTGCCTTGAAGAATTTCTCGTTTGGCCTGTCTTCTAGTGTTTCAACAATCGCCTGCTTCCACTGTTGACAATACCAAACCCAACAACGCTTTGAGGATGCATTCTGTTGTGGTTCGGGTGTCGGACTGGGTGCGGAGCATAATGAGAACCCAGTTGATTCTGGCTTATTCCAATAAAAGCGGCCATCGTTTGCGTTTATGTCTATAGAGTAAGAAGGAGTCGATGGCCGCGCCGAGGGGGTGTGAGTTAGGGGAACTTCTACCATCTGCTTGTTGAGTGAGGAGCGGTTCTCCTTCTCCCACTGCTGCTGTCTCGCTTTCGCTTCACTCAAACACACAGAACAGGCGTCAGCGATCGCTTTTGTGGCTCTGCGAGTCAGGCATTTATCAATATCTGAGATCAAATCATCAAGTTTTTCTGGGGACTGGGCAGAGTAGTACCTACCCCTATTGTTTCTGGCTCCACTCCTTCTGGTCTTCCTAGCTTCTAAACCAAAGTAATCCAAAAATCGGTCAATCATGGTTTTGACGTGGGTTGCCCTTCCTTGTGTTATTTTGGCTTTCGGTATCCCAGTCAGATTGAAGTACTCTGGCTGCTCGTAATAGTTACTGACAATAGAGAGCACCGCCTCATCTCGGCTAGAGAATTCAGATGCCTCAATTATTTGCCCAACTCCTAGCGCTTTTAGTACGTCTATTTTCGTGGTGCTTGTCTTCCACACATCATCAGGCGTAAAGCCATGCTCAAAGTTGTAGGAGTGCGAATTCTTAAAAACAGCCCTCGCCAATTCTTGATCTTGCAGCTGCATCAATCGCCAGCGTTTGTTGATGAACTGGGGGTCGTCAATCAGTAAAGCTTTGACTAGTTGCGGCGACCAGCTAGGTGTATCCTCAATTCCAGGCAACAGATGTTTCAATCGTGCTTTGGCAATTTGACACTTTTGGTCGTAATTCACATCCTTTTTCATTAATTCCTGCGCTTTTTCCCATTCAATGTCGGGTGAATCGAATATTTTCTTTGCCTCTTTCTCCTTAATTATTTCTTTAGTTTCCTTGACCTGGGAATGCTGCCCTTCGTCGGCTTTTTCAACATGGTCGATGACTATATTACCCGCCTGGGCTAACGCAGTCTTGAGGCACATTTTCAAATTTTGATGCTCGTACTTCAACTGCTTTGCATCCTCCAAACCCGCCAAAAACCAAGGGTCACAGCAGAATTTCTCTTTCATCTCGTCAAACATGTTGTTGACGAAATCGCTGTTGACCAATTGCTCGTCCGCTTCCTTGGCCTGTTCAAGCAACCAATTAATACGCGTGAGCAAAACCTCTTCAACTTGCTTGATGGGATACGGGCATGGGTCTTTGGTGAAGTTGACAAATTCGGGACAAGCCACATAGATAGGCACATCCGTATCTCTCAGCCGACCCGACATCTGAAGTAGTGTATTAATCCCAACGCTTCCCCGCACGTCGAAACATACCACATCAAAATAATCATATAAATCAATCGACAGCCCAGATTCCCCAGAAGGACTAATGCTGTTTGAGTCAAGTTGCTCGGTAACAATAAAATCCTTCGGATTTGACTGGAATTGTTTGGCTAATTCTTCATGACTGGTCTTGCCATCTAACCGATAATGCTTATGACCAATTTTTGACAACATTTCGTCTGCCAGTTCGCAACTTCTTTGAGAATCGCTAATCCAAAGTACTCTCTTGGCTGCCTTGGCTTTTTCTACTAGTTGAGAGGGCAAATATTTTGCACCCATTGTGTATTCTTTTGTGCTGCTTTGCGTCTCCAAAAAAATAAATTTTCTTGGCTTGGTCGAGTAGGTACTGTCTAGTACCTTAATCTTTTTTTCTGGGAATAATGCTCTTAAAAATTCCACTTCCCTATCAGTTACAAACGCATCCATCATGATGGCGAATGCAGAATTTTTAATAGCATTAACATCCCATTCTATTGCTTGCTGCTGTCTGTCTTTTAGTGTTCCTCCTCCCTTTAGATGATTGAAGATTGAACAGACCTCATCATGAATCAGAATGTACTCCGGATGATGCTCTATTACCTTGTCGAATTTCTGAAAACTATCAGCACACCCGCAGTACAGTTTCGTACTATCATCAAGTCTGAAATCAATTCTTTGACCCTGAATTATGTCAAGGGTGTCCTTGATGTGAATGGCGCTAAGTCCTGCACTATTGGCTCTATATACCGTATTCCCCATTAGAGAATTACGGTAACTCACAGCCAATGATACTTTATCTAAGCGTTTCAAAAATTCAATTAGAGCCTGAGTTTTACCTCCTCCCAGTGCTTTGCGAACCACTAAAATATCGCACTCTTTTTCGATTCCTGACGGAATAGACAGCCATTTTTCATGTTGAATAATATCAGCACTTAACTTGACTCTTCTCTTCGCCCAATCTTGAAACTGTTTATTAACAGAGCCTTTTTCTGTGTCAAATACTGCTCTGTATTTTTTGAGAAACGATTCAAGTTTTAAGCATCGAACGATTGACAAATCTTTTAATTCATCAATGTCACCTTGGCTTTTATGGATTTGATTCCATTCAAGCACCTTGATTTGTGAAGATTCAAAATGCTCCTCAAGCCAACTGAAAAGGCGAATTAAGTTTTGAGCAACAGCCTTGTTTAATGTCCAACCCGCATCAGGGATAACATTTATGGGCAGTTCGCCATAAACAGCGATCGCTTGTTTTATGTACTTCTCCAAAAGCTTCGGTGAAGATAGCCACTGTCCTCCCGCCGCGCCAATCACAAGATAATTCAATCTTTGGCTTACCCAAAATGGCTTTGCCCCCACTCCTTCAACAATCGCAATTCCTGAAGGAGCGCCCGACGGGGGATGAAACACCGCCAATGGCAATTCATCTTCTGGTTGCACTTTCAACGTTGCTGTTGAAGGTGTGGACAGCCATTTATAGCGATTTCCATCAATAGGGTTATGTAGTCGCAGTTGTGCCGCAACGATGCGTCCGGTGAAGTCCCGTACTGGGCAGAGGTATCCGCCACCCCCAACCGCTAACGACCGACCATCTTTACTAATTCCCGGTAGTTGTGCATCATATTCTTTGTTTAGCTTCTGCCATTCTCTGACTGATTTGAAGCCACTCAAGGCAATCTCGGAGTCGGTAAAACCGCGTCCTCTCAAGTCGGCTCTTGTTGCTGGGTCAACCTTCAATCCTCTCAAAATTTCGGAGTAGAGGTTATGGCGATCGCTCACCGACAATGCCCGCTCACGTCGTTTGTTCTCGGAGGCTTTGCGCTTGTTGTCGCGTAGTTGCTTTTCTTGTAGACGCCTAGTCTCCCACTCCCGCTTGGCTTGTTCTGATAAATTGCCAGTGTAGGGTTTAAAGCTGGCAGTATGCCCGTTGGATTCCTTGACGCAAATAAACCCGCCAATAACCTCGCCCTTGCGAGCATCTACATAGGTGTGGCACAGAATAAAGTCTTCGTCGGCGGCATTGTACCGACAGGATGCCGAGACTGAATCGCAGACTGGGCAAGCGTTTCCTTTGGTGAAAGGCTTCGGATTAAACATCCTCCACCTCTGTTGCTAAATATTCTGTCACTTCTGCTACTCCGTGTTGGGAATTGGAGTAGCCCCCTATGGTATTGGGGCGTCGAGATTGCTAGCTTAATAGATGAAACTTGTTTATTAGCTGGGTTGTTTCCGCAGCTGGGTGAACGATTACAGTCGTTCTTGGTGTTAGCTAGCAAGCTTGCCCCGAAAGCTTTTGGGAGCTACCCACTTTTTTTGGGAATTCAACAGCGCGATCGCATGATTGTTATCTCTACATTCTGACACTCTGCTAACTGATTGCCAATGTATTGGTCATCAGTATTTATGATAGTTGATGGTCAGTGTACTGATTAGCTGTTATTCTGTAATCAGATCGGCGTTAATGGAGGTTAGTTAAAACAAGACGTGTTAGTAGTTTGGATGGAAGCTTATATTGATATTTCGCGTTGGTGGCCCAAAGCAGAAGATGGTAGCCTTTTGTCTGTCTATGCAGTTCACAAGCAATTTGAGTCCACCCCAAATCAGGTCACTAGACATACCTTAACCGTCGCCCGTGATGGCAAGCTTAAAAAGGCGGATATCGATAATTTGGTCAAACTTGCCAGGATTTGCTCAAAGCTATCTGGTGAGTTAGTGACTATAAATGACATTGTCAAAATTAAAGAGGATTAACCTACAAGTTGCATCATCATTGAGCAGTTGACGCGCTCCCCTTAAACTAAAAATACTGATATGAGGCGTAATTGGATGCCAACCATTGCTCACATTCAGTAGTAGTGCCGCTAAACTCAGCCTCCGCAGGGTGGTCTATTGGGACTACCTCTAGCTCGTAATCTGTATATTGTGCTAGGTCTACCCCGACACTGTGGATGGTTTTTACAACTTCCAAGGCTATAACTTTGTGCGTCAATTGCTGTTGAATTGTTCCCTGAAGTTTGGACAAATCTGTTTTAGAATTCATCTTTTTACCTTTAACTAAACTGTATTGAGTTAAGATGCTTTTGGTGACGGGAGTTGTGAGGAAATATCCTCATTGACACCCAGTCCTCTAATCAGTTCTCGAATTACATCTGTTGCTGTCCTTCCGGTTTGATTACAATACTTTTGGAGTTTTTCGGCTTCCGTTGATGCCAAATTGATGGTGATTCTTTTAGCCGTCCACTTTTTGCTCATAATTGCTAGTATTTAATTTCGTCATTACTTTTAGGCAACAACGGACGATTGAACATGCTGCATCCACGCTCTAATTGCTGCTACCTCCTCCTTTCCAGTGGCTCTAGCATCAACCACATACTGTTGATATGAAGACGCTACATAGTTGGGATGTCCACACACAGAGTCTGCCCAAGCCAAACACATAGTCTTCACAAGTTCATCAACTTTACTAGCATCAAGCTGGCTCGGACGGTCAACGCCCTGAAATTGCAGCCATTCCTTCACTAATTGCACTGGATAATTAAGAAGGGTGCGAATTTGTTTGATTCGCAAATCTTGACAAGTCCTTTGTCGCAAATCGCAAGTCGCAAGTATTGATTCAGTACTTGCGACTTGCGACTTGGTACTTGCGACTTCATTTGATAACCTGGATTGAATGTTATGAATAATTTCTGCCCAATCTGCGTCCTTGTCCCATTCCCGACGAATTCTTACCTTAGTGACAGCATCGTAAAGCTGACAAAAAACCGCATTCTCTTCACCAGAAACTGCGGCAATTATTAACGGTTTAGAAAAGTCAACAACAACAGATGCTGCTAACAAAAATGTTTTGGCGAAATTCGTTTCAACGCCTGTGCGGATAATATAAATTTCGTCCGCCGAGACAACAATATCTAGTTTCATGTTGTCCTTGCCTTTAAACTCTTTAGCAGTCAATCGTAGCTCGGTTAAATATCCGGTTAATCCCCTTTGTTGGACAACAATCTTTTTATCCTGATTGGTATCGTACCTGTACCACACATAACCTTCACCATTCATTTCACCTTGATTTACGTAAAGGTAAATTGGTAACGGGGGATTGCATAAGCCAAGCTTTATTTCAGTTGTGTTCATCATAAGTTAAGCAATATTAATCAGCTGTTTCACTCTCATTGATGTTTGAAGGCTAGAGCACACTTGTTCAAAGCGATCGCCCTTTTCGTTTGGACTACGCTGCTACCAACTCCTCAGTTTCATCCGTTGGTGAATACTCCAAAAGCCGATTCCATTCTGTAGGTGTTAACTGGTCAAAAGGACGGTCTAACAACTGTTCACAACAAACGAGGTTCGTGTCAGCATACTTGCTGGGTGTAGCTGCTTCTTCAATTTCTTCCTGGTTGCTGGGTGCTGGGTGCTGGTTGAATTGTTTTGCTGACACCATCGACAGCGACCAAACAGCATCAGTCACACTATCACACGGCACTCGCTCTTGATGCTGTGACGATGCGAGTACAAACCACCATCTACCGTCGGTGCAACCAACTTCACCAAGTTTTACGTCGTCGTGGAAAATTCCATCTTCGAGTAAGTCAAATCCAAATTTTTCACACTCAGCAGCAATCTTAACCATTACCTCATTACCAGTGGTAGTGGCTGGAACTTCTGCTTCTTGCACTGGTAATTCACCCTGCGTGTAATGCCACGTGATATAACTGTGGCACTTAGCAAAAGTATTTGCACGGTGTACCTCAGCTTCATTAACCTTAACTACCCAACGTTGTGTCTGAAAATCATCCCCGTCATAGGTAATTTTGGCTATCAGCTTTTGACCAGCATAAATCTCGTGGTTATAGAAGCTGATTTCTACTGATGTTAATTCTTCTGGGGCTATTGCTTGAGCCTGTGCTTCTATGTAGTTTTCCAGTTCTGCTTGTGCTTGCGCTTGAGAGTCAATATGAAGAAACTGGGAGGATTGGTGCTCAATAATTGCTTTGACCCAAGTTTGAGTCTCTCTTTTGTCTCCAGTGGGTTTTACACCCAGTGAGGCTGCGATTTTCTTGAGTTGGGAGAGCTTAAGTTCACGAAGGGCTTGCTGTGTATAGATTCGATGAGTCATAATGGAGATTCCTTTAATTAGGGTCAAAGGGCGATCGCAACTAGTTTTCTCAGGACTGGCGATCGCCTTTTGTTGTAATGAGTTCATCTTACCTATTAGCCGATTAATCGACAAGCCATTTAATCATTATAATTCTTGATGGCAAACGCAATTTTAGTCGATTAATTCTATAGGTGATTAATCGATTAATCGCTTAAATAACCATACACTTAAAGAAGTAATCGACAATAAGGGAGTAGGTCATGTTGGCAACCACTTTCATGAGAAAACAACCACCTCCCCCTAAATACACTGCAAGAGATGAAAGAAAGGCGGTACGAATGGCGAAAGTCAAGGTTAGGTGTCGTCTCCAGGATTTACTCGATCAACGAGAAATGACTCGTTCTGCTTTCTCTGAGGCGACTGGTTTAACTGCTGCTGCTGTAAGGGGGCTATGTGAAAATACTGCAAAACGAATTGATATTGATACTCTAAGTGCCTTATGTAGCTTTTTCAACAAAGATTGGCACGAATTGTTTGAGGTTGTGTCTAAAGAGGATTGGGAGGAATGACAACTGACGTTTACTGTCTTAAAAAGACTGTCACAGGTGGCTCCTATATTGGAGCAAAGCGCAGCATAAAAGTCAGATGGATAAAATATCGATGGTTTTTACTTCACATGCATGGTATGCCAAGCAACTGCAAGCTGACGCTCCCTTTGTATAGTCAGCCAGGCTTCGAGTCCAAGTTGCTGGAGGAATACACACCCAACAGTTGCAACAAAAAGACCAACTCCACCGCATATAAACTAAATCCTCAACTTAAAAATATGATTGTCGCTTCGCGCTGCAACACAACCAAACCTTTCACTACTAACCGTCATTAAAGCGGCTTCACAAACAAGCGATCGCCTTTTATAAAGGTCGATCGCCAACGCTTGATTCCTCGCTTTCATAGAGGCTACAGAATTTTTGCACCCGGAAACAGGATTCACAATATTAGAGCCACAAGTTTTACAGACAGTAGTAGGTGGTGCAATGCGCTGCACATATAGGGCTGTACCAAGCGCTTTGACCAGAGCAAACAAAGTTCAGTAAGTTAGGCGAACAACTGCACCACTCGACTCAAACGCAGTGAAGTGCGCCTGACGGTGTGATTTTATAACCAGCACGCATACAGCAATTTGTTATGATGGCGGCATACCTGCAATGCCCCTACGAGTGTCCTGCCTCAAAAATCCACAGTCCGCAACAGGCGTGCGATCGCGCATTCTGATGCCTGCACCCGCCTGCATTGATGGGGTTAGTGGAATGAGCATAACTAACCTCGCAGATTTGTGTGGTACACAACAGCACACAATTACTCAACTACTGAACCGTTTAAGAGATTCTGACCCGAGCGAGCGAACTACCGGAATGCTTGAAACCCGTTTGCTGGTAATAATTGGAGGCTCCTGAGCGAATGATGCTCATGCATTGCTTGTTCTTGTTTGACGAACGGGAACCACTAAATAAAATATCTCAGACATATCTTATCTATTATGGATATTATCTATCCAAAGGCAGAAACGGAATTACACCGTTTGGAGGGATAGCGAGATGTTTAGAGACTGTAGAATCTTGGATGATTTGCCAATCCCACTGCAAAAGTACACAAATGTAGGAGTTTTTGTCTACTTCTGTCGTGGCATATTGTTTATGCCTACAATTCGAGTCATTCCTAGTGGTATTCCCAAAAATATCCTTGAATCTGATAAAGTTTTGCGTCAGACAAATGCTAAAACAATAAAACTATCTAGAGTCCCAAGTATTGGAGAATACATTATTTGGAGAAATCAAAACTTTCAAGTTAAAAAAGTTACTTTTATTACTGATAATTCTATTGATGCAGCTATTGAAATAGAATGGTGTGAAAGTTTATAGAACTTGTAACACTGTAGAAGTTAGTAGCGATAAAGTTTTTAAGGCTCCTCCCTTATATAGTTGATTTTGTTAATTCATGAGTAGATGTGCTTATAATCATTTGCTGCTGATGGTAAACTTGAGGTTGTCCTGTCACAAGTGACTATAGCAGATCCAAGGCTATCCTACAGAGAGCGATCGCCCCTTGCGGAACAAGCGACAAAATTGCCACGAGCGTAGGCTTAAGGGCGTTTTATTCTCCAAAAATTGAGTTATTGTGTATAAAAAAGCCCGCACCGCCACCCCTTTTTCGGGATTATTACGCTTGTTGATATGTATAAGGCGCTTGCCTGCATGTCTAATTGTTTTTGAACCCCAGTTTTCCCTACAACTGGAGAGCAATCGCCCCTTGAAGGCTACCGCCGCAGCAACACCGCACGTACAAACACACATCCAACCAAAAACAAACCCCTCACAGCCCAATCTGGAGGGGTAACAGAGATTCCACACCCGCAACCAAATATAAGCCCCTCACAGCCCAAAACTGGAGGGGTAACAAAGAAAGTGACACAAAAAGCGCCCTACATTTGTAAAAAGGGCGATTCTCTAGAACTACACCTGATTTATAGACATTTTGCT
Proteins encoded:
- a CDS encoding helix-turn-helix domain-containing protein codes for the protein MLATTFMRKQPPPPKYTARDERKAVRMAKVKVRCRLQDLLDQREMTRSAFSEATGLTAAAVRGLCENTAKRIDIDTLSALCSFFNKDWHELFEVVSKEDWEE
- a CDS encoding RepB family protein, with product MSKKWTAKRITINLASTEAEKLQKYCNQTGRTATDVIRELIRGLGVNEDISSQLPSPKAS